One window of the Onychostoma macrolepis isolate SWU-2019 chromosome 21, ASM1243209v1, whole genome shotgun sequence genome contains the following:
- the stard4 gene encoding stAR-related lipid transfer protein 4 isoform X1 has protein sequence MFSHMSSAKLQETLEAYHSLNEAEWSVAKKSRDASVWRKPSEEFRGFLYKTEGIVAETPQRIMDFIRPGALRMDWDSMITSLEILQTPEQGCCVLKYTTGGQLWNIISPREFVDFSYTTGYQRGLLSCGVSVEHYEQRTGFIRGFNHPCGWFCVPAPDSELSVLTGYIQTDLRGMLPQTAVDTAMASGLVNFYSDLRRALKA, from the exons ATGTTTTCACACATGAGTTCCGCGAAGCTGCAGGAGACTCTGGAGGCGTATCACAGTCTGAATGAAGCCGAGTGGAGCGTCGCTAAGAAATCA AGGGATGCGAGCGTCTGGAGGAAACCATCGGAGGAGTTCCGCGGCTTTCT ATATAAAACTGAAGGAATCGTAGCAGAGACTCCGCAGCGGATCATGGACTTCATCCGTCCCGGGGCCCTCAGAATGGACTGGGACAGTATGATCACTTCACTGGAGATCCTGCAGACCCCGGAGCAG ggctGCTGTGTTTTGAAATACACCACCGGAGGACAGCTGTGGAACATCATCTCTCCGCGAGAGTTTGTGGATTTCTCCTACACCACCGGCTATCAGCGCGGCCTGCTGTCCTGCG GTGTGAGCGTGGAGCATTACGAGCAGAGAACAGGCTTCATTCGAGGGTTCAATCATCCGTGTGGCTGGTTCTGTGTGCCGGCGCCGGACTCTGAGCTCAGTGTACTGACCGGATACATCCAGACGGACCTGAGAGGGATGCTGCCGCAGACGGCGGTGGACACAGCTATGGCCAGCGGACTGGTCAACTTCTACAGTGACCTGAGACGGGCTCTGAAAGCTTAG
- the stard4 gene encoding stAR-related lipid transfer protein 4 isoform X2 yields the protein MDFIRPGALRMDWDSMITSLEILQTPEQGCCVLKYTTGGQLWNIISPREFVDFSYTTGYQRGLLSCGVSVEHYEQRTGFIRGFNHPCGWFCVPAPDSELSVLTGYIQTDLRGMLPQTAVDTAMASGLVNFYSDLRRALKA from the exons ATGGACTTCATCCGTCCCGGGGCCCTCAGAATGGACTGGGACAGTATGATCACTTCACTGGAGATCCTGCAGACCCCGGAGCAG ggctGCTGTGTTTTGAAATACACCACCGGAGGACAGCTGTGGAACATCATCTCTCCGCGAGAGTTTGTGGATTTCTCCTACACCACCGGCTATCAGCGCGGCCTGCTGTCCTGCG GTGTGAGCGTGGAGCATTACGAGCAGAGAACAGGCTTCATTCGAGGGTTCAATCATCCGTGTGGCTGGTTCTGTGTGCCGGCGCCGGACTCTGAGCTCAGTGTACTGACCGGATACATCCAGACGGACCTGAGAGGGATGCTGCCGCAGACGGCGGTGGACACAGCTATGGCCAGCGGACTGGTCAACTTCTACAGTGACCTGAGACGGGCTCTGAAAGCTTAG
- the dtwd2 gene encoding tRNA-uridine aminocarboxypropyltransferase 2 isoform X2, with protein sequence MVSKIRPLKVCLCPYLPPRPLDVSTCLYIVQHPAEESRVLRTVPLLTACLPPGKCRVFVGRRFSEERYPELAAVCKDARTLLLYPGAGAENLEDLSSDFTATAHSVILIDGTWSQAKDMFLRNALLRLPRQVQLRSAPSSQYVIRTQPNNMCVSTLECAAAALSIMEKNRSIPEVLLKPLQALCSFQLQHGAQIHHSKEHLIRNGQYNKIMPKNKRKIRRMQKLITNQNI encoded by the exons atggtgtctaaaat TCGTCCGCTGAAGGTGTGTCTGTGTCCGTATCTCCCGCCACGTCCTCTAGACGTCTCCACGTGTCTCTACATCGTCCAGCACCCGGCCGAG GAGAGCCGGGTCCTGCGCACGGTTCCGCTCCTGACAGCCTGTCTCCCGCCGGGAAAGTGCCGGGTGTTCGTGGGCAGGCGTTTTTCTgaagagag gTATCCGGAGCTGGCGGCTGTGTGTAAAGACGCTCGTACGCTGCTGCTGTATCCCGGAGCCGGCGCAGAGAACCTGGAGGATCTGAGCTCAGACTTCACTGCGACGGCGCACAGCGTGATCCTCATCGACGGCACCTGGAGTCAGGCCAAAGACATGTTCCTGAGGAACGCGCTGCTGCGGCTGCCCAGACAG GTGCAGCTCCGCAGCGCCCCGTCCAGTCAGTACGTGATCCGCACGCAGCCCAACAACATGTGTGTGTCGACGCTGGAGTGTGCGGCCGCCGCGCTCTCCATCATGGAGAAGAACCGCAGCATCCCGGAG GTTCTTCTCAAACCTCTGCAGGCTCTGTGCTCCTTTCAGCTGCAGCACGGCGCTCAGATCCACCACAGCAAAGAACATCTCATCAGAAACGGACAGTACAACAAGATCATGCCCAAAAACAAGCGCAAGATTCGCCGGATGCAGAAACTCATCACCAACCAGAATATATGA
- the dtwd2 gene encoding tRNA-uridine aminocarboxypropyltransferase 2 isoform X1, translating into MDSRFDEDTVEEMNEDADEDEEETKERDEDSDDEGFSVLSDLPVEKSERRPTCFRCCRPLKVCLCPYLPPRPLDVSTCLYIVQHPAEESRVLRTVPLLTACLPPGKCRVFVGRRFSEERYPELAAVCKDARTLLLYPGAGAENLEDLSSDFTATAHSVILIDGTWSQAKDMFLRNALLRLPRQVQLRSAPSSQYVIRTQPNNMCVSTLECAAAALSIMEKNRSIPEVLLKPLQALCSFQLQHGAQIHHSKEHLIRNGQYNKIMPKNKRKIRRMQKLITNQNI; encoded by the exons ATGGACTCTCGGTTTGATGAAGACACAGTAGAAGAAATGAACGAGGATGCAGATGAAGATGAGGAAGAAACGAAGGAGAGAGATGAAGATAGTGATGATGAAGGGTTTTCAGTGCTTTCTGATCTTCCTGTGGAGAAGAGTGAGAGACGCCCGACCTGCTTCCGGTgctg TCGTCCGCTGAAGGTGTGTCTGTGTCCGTATCTCCCGCCACGTCCTCTAGACGTCTCCACGTGTCTCTACATCGTCCAGCACCCGGCCGAG GAGAGCCGGGTCCTGCGCACGGTTCCGCTCCTGACAGCCTGTCTCCCGCCGGGAAAGTGCCGGGTGTTCGTGGGCAGGCGTTTTTCTgaagagag gTATCCGGAGCTGGCGGCTGTGTGTAAAGACGCTCGTACGCTGCTGCTGTATCCCGGAGCCGGCGCAGAGAACCTGGAGGATCTGAGCTCAGACTTCACTGCGACGGCGCACAGCGTGATCCTCATCGACGGCACCTGGAGTCAGGCCAAAGACATGTTCCTGAGGAACGCGCTGCTGCGGCTGCCCAGACAG GTGCAGCTCCGCAGCGCCCCGTCCAGTCAGTACGTGATCCGCACGCAGCCCAACAACATGTGTGTGTCGACGCTGGAGTGTGCGGCCGCCGCGCTCTCCATCATGGAGAAGAACCGCAGCATCCCGGAG GTTCTTCTCAAACCTCTGCAGGCTCTGTGCTCCTTTCAGCTGCAGCACGGCGCTCAGATCCACCACAGCAAAGAACATCTCATCAGAAACGGACAGTACAACAAGATCATGCCCAAAAACAAGCGCAAGATTCGCCGGATGCAGAAACTCATCACCAACCAGAATATATGA
- the bxdc2 gene encoding ribosome biogenesis protein BRX1 homolog, which produces MSAFPLPVTCERKMAARGGKRAAERAAQNKTKRAKLNGNKTPQTERKPKAVTFTPETEAEANINIISVPPPVSTGKWTNKERVLVFSSRGISFRTRHLMMDLRTMMPHSKSDTKMDRKDKLFVVNEVCEIKNCNKCIFFEAKKKQDLYMWISNVPHGPSAKFLVQNVHTLAELKMTGNCLKGSRPLLSFDPKFDKEPHYALLKELFTQIFSTPRYHPKSQPFVDHVLTFTIADHRIWFRNYQMIEEDGSLVEIGPRFVLNLIKIFQGSFGGPTLYENAHFQSPNMNRRMIRQATAARQKERQMVKEMLKEKRSEEQEVLARDVTDEVFATPAEPRDPAVQLQPPEPQRPTKKLRLSELKKKTQMKRKGLR; this is translated from the exons ATGAGTGCGTTTCCGCTTCCGGTGACGTGTGAGAGAAAGATGGCGGCGCGCGGAGGGAAACGTGCCGCGGAGCGAGCGGCGCAAAACAAGACGAAACGAGCGAAATTAAACGGGAACAAAACGCCACAAACCGAGAGAAAACCGAAGGCAGTGACGTTTACCCCGGAGACAGAAGCAGAAGCGAATATAAACATCATCAGCGTCCCGCCGCCCGTCAGCACG GGCAAATGGACGAATAAGGAGCGAGTGTTGGTGTTTTCTTCTCGCGGGATCAGCTTCAGGACGAGGCACCTGATGATGGACCTGCGGACCATGATGCCCCACAGCAAATCTG ACACCAAGATGGACAGAAAAGACAAGCTCTTCGTGGTGAACGAG GTGTGCGAAATCAAAAACTGCAATAAATGCATCTTCTTTGAAGCCAAGAAGAAACAGGATCTTTATATGTG GATCTCAAACGTCCCTCACGGACCCTCAGCCAAGTTCCTCGTACAGAACG TTCACACACTGGCTGAGCTGAAAATGACCGGAAACTGTCTGAAAGGCTCCAGACCGCTGCTGTCCTTCGACCCG AAATTTGACAAGGAGCCGCATTACGCACTGCTGAAGGAGCTCTTCActcag ATCTTCTCGACGCCTCGCTATCACCCGAAGAGTCAGCCGTTTGTGGATCACGTGCTGACCTTCACCATCGCTGACCACAGGATCTGGTTCAGGAACTATCAG ATGATCGAAGAAGACGGGTCTCTGGTGGAGATCGGCCCGCGATTCGTCTTGAATCTCATCAAAATATTCCAGGGCAGCTTCGGCGGACCCACGCTGTACGAGAACGCTCACTTCCAGTCTCCGAACATG AACCGGCGGATGATCCGACAGGCCACGGCGGCCCGGCAGAAGGAGCGGCAGATGGTGAAGGAGATGCTGAAGGAGAAGCGCTCGGAGGAGCAGGAGGTGCTGGCGAGGGACGTGACGGACGAGGTGTTCGCGACGCCGGCCGAGCCCAGAGATCCTGCGGTCCAGCTGCAGCCTCCAGAACCACAGAGACCCACGAAGAAGCTGCGGCTCTCGGAGCTGAAGAAGAAGACGCAGATGAAGCGCAAAGGCCTGCGATAA